A stretch of the Acanthochromis polyacanthus isolate Apoly-LR-REF ecotype Palm Island chromosome 22, KAUST_Apoly_ChrSc, whole genome shotgun sequence genome encodes the following:
- the LOC127531939 gene encoding uncharacterized protein LOC127531939 isoform X13, with protein MRRFFIVLDDGVKMRRFFIVLDDGVKMRRFFIVLDDGEKMRRFFSVLDDGVKMRRFFIVLDDGEKMRRFFSVLDDGVKMRRFFIVLDDGVKMRRFFSVLDDGEKMRRFFSVLDDGVKMRRFFIVLDDGVKMRRFFIVLDDGEKMRRFFIVLDDGVKMRRFFIVLDDGEKMRRFFIVLDDGVKMRRFFIVLDDGEKMRRFFIVLDDGEKMRRFFIVLDDGEKMRRFFSVLDDGVKMRRFFIVLDDGVKMRRFFIVLDDGVKMRRFFIVLDDGVKMRRFFIVLDDGVKMRRFFIVLDDGVKMRRFFIVLDDGVKMRRFFIVLDDGVKMRRFFIVLDDGEKMRRFFIVLDDGVKMRRFFSVLDDGVKMRRFFIVLDDGVKMRRFFIVLDDGVKMRRFFIVLDDGVKMRRFFIVLDDGEKMRRFFIVLDDGVKMRRFFIVLDDGVKMRRFFIVLDDGVKMRRFFIVLDDGVKMRRFFIVLDDGVKMRRFFIVLDDGVKMRRFFIVLDDGVKMRRFFSVLDDGVKMRRFFIVLDDGVKMRRFFIVLDDGVKMRRFFIVLDDGEKMRRFFIVLDDGVKMRRFFIVLDDGVKMRRFFIVLDDGVKMRRFFIVLDDGVKMRRFFIVLDDGVKMRRFFIVLDDGVKMRRFFIVLDDGVKMRRFFSVLDDGVKMRRFFSVLDDGVKMRRFFIVLDDGVKMRRFFIVLDDGVKMRRFFIVLDDGVKMRRFFSVLDDGVKMRRFFSVLDDGVKMRRFFIVLDDGVKMRRFFIVLDDGVKMRRFFIVLDDGVKMRRFFIVLDDGEKMRRFFIVLDDGVKMRRFFIVLDDGVKMRRFFIVLDDGVKMRRFFIVLDDGVKMRRFFIVLDDGVKMRRFFIVLDDGVKMRRFFIVLDDGVKMRRFFIVLDDGVKMRRFFIVLDDGEKMRRFFIVLDDGEKMRRFFIVLDDGVKMRRFFIVLDDGVKMRFFIVLDDGVKMRRFFSVLDDGEKMRRFFIVLDDGVKMRRFFIVLDDGVKMRRFFIVLDDGVKMRRFFSVLDDGVKMRRFFIVLDDGVKMRRFFIVLDDGVKMRRFFIVLDDGVKMRRFFIVLDDGVKMRRFFIVLDDGVKMRRFFIVLDDGVKMRRFFIVLDDGVKMRRFFIVLDDGEKMRRFFIVLDDGVKMRRFFIVLDDGVKMRRFFIVLDDGVKMRRFFIVLDDGVKMRRFFCVLDDGVKMRRFFIVLDDGVKMRRFFIVLDDGEKMRRFFIVLDDGVKMRRFFIVLDDGVKMRRFFIVLYCSR; from the exons atgaggaggttctttattgttctagatgatggagtgaagatgaggaggttctttattgttctagatgatggagtgaagatgaggaggttctttattgttctagatgatggagagaagatgaggaggttctttagtgttctagatgatggagtgaagatgaggaggttctttattgttctagatgatggagagaagatgaggaggttctttagtgttctagatgatggagtgaagatgaggaggttctttattgttctagatgatggagtgaagatgaggaggttctttagtgttctagatgatggagagaagatgaggaggttctttagtgttctagatgatggagtgaagatgaggaggttctttattgttctagatgatggagtgaagatgaggaggttctttattgttctagatgatggagagaagatgaggaggttctttattgttctagatgatggagtgaagatgaggaggttctttattgttctagatgatggagagaagatgaggaggttctttattgttctagatgatggagtgaagatgaggaggttctttattgttctagatgatggagagaagatgaggaggttctttattgttctagatgatggagagaagatgaggaggttctttattgttctagatgatggagagaagatgaggaggttctttagtgttctagatgatggagtgaagatgaggaggttctttattgttctagatgatggagtgaagatgaggaggttctttattgttctagatgatggagtgaagatgaggaggttctttattgttctagatgatggagtgaagatgaggaggttctttattgttctagatgatggagtgaagatgaggaggttctttattgttctagatgatggagtgaagatgaggaggttctttattgttctagatgatggagtgaagatgaggaggttctttattgttctagatgatggagtgaagatgaggaggttctttattgttctagatgatggagagaagatgaggaggttctttattgttctagatgatggagtgaagatgaggaggttctttagtgttctagatgatggagtgaagatgaggaggttctttattgttctagatgatggagtgaagatgaggaggttctttattgttctagatgatggagtgaagatgaggaggttctttattgttctagatgatggagtgaagatgaggaggttctttattgttctagatgatggagagaagatgaggaggttctttattgttctagatgatggagtgaagatgaggaggttctttattgttctagatgatggagtgaagatgaggaggttctttattgttctagatgatggagtgaagatgaggaggttctttattgttctagatgatggagtgaagatgaggaggttctttattgttctagatgatggagtgaagatgaggaggttctttattgttctagatgatggagtgaagatgaggaggttctttattgttctagatgatggagtgaagatgaggaggttctttagtgttctagatgatggagtgaagatgaggaggttctttattgttctcgatgatggagtgaagatgaggaggttctttattgttctcgatgatggagtgaagatgaggaggttctttattgttctagatgatggagagaagatgaggaggttctttattgttctagatgatggagtgaagatgaggaggttctttattgttctagatgatggagtgaagatgaggaggttctttattgttctagatgatggagtgaagatgaggaggttctttattgttctagatgatggagtgaagatgaggaggttctttattgttctcgatgatggagtgaagatgaggaggttctttattgttctagatgatggagtgaagatgaggaggttctttattgttctcgatgatggagtgaagatgaggaggttctttagtgttctagatgatggagtgaagatgaggaggttctttagtgttctagatgatggagtgaagatgaggaggttctttattgttctagatgatggagtgaagatgaggaggttctttattgttctcgatgatggagtgaagatgaggaggttctttattgttctagatgatggagtgaagatgaggaggttctttagtgttctagatgatggagtgaagatgaggag gttctttagtGTTCtcgatgatggagtgaagatgaggag gttctttattgttctagatgatggagtgaagatgaggaggttctttattgttctagatgatggagtgaagatgaggaggttctttattgttctagatgatggagtgaagatgaggaggttctttattgttctagatgatggagagaagatgaggaggttctttattgttctagatgatggagtgaagatgaggaggttctttattgttctagatgatggagtgaagatgaggaggttctttattgttctagatgatggagtgaagatgaggaggttctttattgttctagatgatggagtgaagatgaggaggttctttattgttctagatgatggagtgaagatgaggaggttctttattgttctagatgatggagtgaagatgaggaggttctttattgttctagatgatggagtgaagatgaggaggttctttattgttctagatgatggagtgaagatgaggaggttctttattgttctagatgatggagagaagatgaggaggttctttattgttctagatgatggagagaagatgaggaggttctttattgttctagatgatggagtgaagatgaggaggttctttattgttctagatgatggagtgaagatgaggttctttattgttctagatgatggagtgaagatgaggaggttctttagtgttctagatgatggagagaagatgaggaggttctttattgttctagatgatggagtgaagatgaggaggttctttattgttctcgatgatggagtgaagatgaggaggttctttattgttctcgatgatggagtgaagatgaggaggttctttagtgttctagatgatggagtgaagatgaggaggttctttattgttctagatgatggagtgaagatgaggaggttctttattgttctagatgatggagtgaagatgaggaggttctttattgttctcgatgatggagtgaagatgaggaggttctttattgttctagatgatggagtgaagatgaggaggttctttattgttctagatgatggagtgaagatgaggaggttctttattgttctagatgatggagtgaagatgaggaggttctttattgttctagatgatggagtgaagatgaggaggttctttattgttctagatgatggagagaagatgaggaggttctttattgttctagatgatggagtgaagatgaggaggttctttattgttctagatgatggagtgaagatgaggaggttctttattgttctagatgatggagtgaagatgaggaggttctttattgttctagatgatggagtgaagatgaggaggttcttttgtgttctagatgatggagtgaagatgaggaggttctttattgttctagatgatggagtgaagatgaggaggttctttattgttctagatgatggagagaagatgaggaggttctttattgttctcgatgatggagtgaagatgaggaggttctttattgttctagatgatggagtgaagatgaggaggttctttattgttctttattgttctcgatga
- the LOC127531939 gene encoding uncharacterized protein LOC127531939 isoform X21, which translates to MRRFFIVLDDGVKMRRFFIVLDDGVKMRRFFIVLDDGEKMRRFFSVLDDGVKMRRFFIVLDDGEKMRRFFSVLDDGVKMRRFFIVLDDGVKMRRFFSVLDDGEKMRRFFSVLDDGVKMRRFFIVLDDGVKMRRFFIVLDDGEKMRRFFIVLDDGVKMRRFFIVLDDGEKMRRFFIVLDDGVKMRRFFIVLDDGEKMRRFFIVLDDGEKMRRFFIVLDDGEKMRRFFSVLDDGVKMRRFFIVLDDGVKMRRFFIVLDDGVKMRRFFIVLDDGVKMRRFFIVLDDGVKMRRFFIVLDDGVKMRRFFIVLDDGVKMRRFFIVLDDGVKMRRFFIVLDDGEKMRRFFIVLDDGVKMRRFFSVLDDGVKMRRFFIVLDDGVKMRRFFIVLDDGVKMRRFFIVLDDGVKMRRFFIVLDDGEKMRRFFIVLDDGVKMRRFFIVLDDGVKMRRFFIVLDDGVKMRRFFIVLDDGVKMRRFFIVLDDGVKMRRFFIVLDDGVKMRRFFIVLDDGVKMRRFFSVLDDGVKMRRFFIVLDDGVKMRRFFIVLDDGVKMRRFFIVLDDGEKMRRFFIVLDDGVKMRRFFIVLDDGVKMRRFFIVLDDGVKMRRFFIVLDDGVKMRRFFIVLDDGVKMRRFFIVLDDGVKMRRFFIVLDDGVKMRRFFSVLDDGVKMRRFFSVLDDGVKMRRFFSVLDDGVKMRRFFIVLDDGVKMRRFFIVLDDGVKMRRFFIVLDDGVKMRRFFIVLDDGEKMRRFFIVLDDGVKMRRFFIVLDDGVKMRRFFIVLDDGVKMRRFFIVLDDGVKMRRFFIVLDDGVKMRRFFIVLDDGVKMRRFFIVLDDGVKMRRFFIVLDDGVKMRRFFIVLDDGEKMRRFFIVLDDGEKMRRFFIVLDDGVKMRRFFIVLDDGVKMRFFIVLDDGVKMRRFFSVLDDGEKMRRFFIVLDDGVKMRRFFIVLDDGVKMRRFFIVLDDGVKMRRFFSVLDDGVKMRRFFIVLDDGVKMRRFFIVLDDGVKMRRFFIVLDDGVKMRRFFIVLDDGVKMRRFFIVLDDGVKMRRFFIVLDDGVKMRRFFIVLDDGVKMRRFFIVLDDGEKMRRFFIVLDDGVKMRRFFIVLDDGVKMRRFFIVLDDGVKMRRFFIVLDDGVKMRRFFCVLDDGVKMRRFFIVLDDGVKMRRFFIVLDDGEKMRRFFIVLDDGVKMRRFFIVLDDGVKMRRFFIVLYCSR; encoded by the exons atgaggaggttctttattgttctagatgatggagtgaagatgaggaggttctttattgttctagatgatggagtgaagatgaggaggttctttattgttctagatgatggagagaagatgaggaggttctttagtgttctagatgatggagtgaagatgaggaggttctttattgttctagatgatggagagaagatgaggaggttctttagtgttctagatgatggagtgaagatgaggaggttctttattgttctagatgatggagtgaagatgaggaggttctttagtgttctagatgatggagagaagatgaggaggttctttagtgttctagatgatggagtgaagatgaggaggttctttattgttctagatgatggagtgaagatgaggaggttctttattgttctagatgatggagagaagatgaggaggttctttattgttctagatgatggagtgaagatgaggaggttctttattgttctagatgatggagagaagatgaggaggttctttattgttctagatgatggagtgaagatgaggaggttctttattgttctagatgatggagagaagatgaggaggttctttattgttctagatgatggagagaagatgaggaggttctttattgttctagatgatggagagaagatgaggaggttctttagtgttctagatgatggagtgaagatgaggaggttctttattgttctagatgatggagtgaagatgaggaggttctttattgttctagatgatggagtgaagatgaggaggttctttattgttctagatgatggagtgaagatgaggaggttctttattgttctagatgatggagtgaagatgaggaggttctttattgttctagatgatggagtgaagatgaggaggttctttattgttctagatgatggagtgaagatgaggaggttctttattgttctagatgatggagtgaagatgaggaggttctttattgttctagatgatggagagaagatgaggaggttctttattgttctagatgatggagtgaagatgaggaggttctttagtgttctagatgatggagtgaagatgaggaggttctttattgttctagatgatggagtgaagatgaggaggttctttattgttctagatgatggagtgaagatgaggaggttctttattgttctagatgatggagtgaagatgaggaggttctttattgttctagatgatggagagaagatgaggaggttctttattgttctagatgatggagtgaagatgaggaggttctttattgttctagatgatggagtgaagatgaggaggttctttattgttctagatgatggagtgaagatgaggaggttctttattgttctagatgatggagtgaagatgaggaggttctttattgttctagatgatggagtgaagatgaggaggttctttattgttctagatgatggagtgaagatgaggaggttctttattgttctagatgatggagtgaagatgaggaggttctttagtgttctagatgatggagtgaagatgaggaggttctttattgttctcgatgatggagtgaagatgaggaggttctttattgttctcgatgatggagtgaagatgaggaggttctttattgttctagatgatggagagaagatgaggaggttctttattgttctagatgatggagtgaagatgaggaggttctttattgttctagatgatggagtgaagatgaggaggttctttattgttctagatgatggagtgaagatgaggaggttctttattgttctagatgatggagtgaagatgaggaggttctttattgttctcgatgatggagtgaagatgaggaggttctttattgttctagatgatggagtgaagatgaggaggttctttattgttctcgatgatggagtgaagatgaggaggttctttagtgttctagatgatggagtgaagatgaggaggttctttagtgttctagatgatggagtgaagatgaggag gttctttagtGTTCtcgatgatggagtgaagatgaggag gttctttattgttctagatgatggagtgaagatgaggaggttctttattgttctagatgatggagtgaagatgaggaggttctttattgttctagatgatggagtgaagatgaggaggttctttattgttctagatgatggagagaagatgaggaggttctttattgttctagatgatggagtgaagatgaggaggttctttattgttctagatgatggagtgaagatgaggaggttctttattgttctagatgatggagtgaagatgaggaggttctttattgttctagatgatggagtgaagatgaggaggttctttattgttctagatgatggagtgaagatgaggaggttctttattgttctagatgatggagtgaagatgaggaggttctttattgttctagatgatggagtgaagatgaggaggttctttattgttctagatgatggagtgaagatgaggaggttctttattgttctagatgatggagagaagatgaggaggttctttattgttctagatgatggagagaagatgaggaggttctttattgttctagatgatggagtgaagatgaggaggttctttattgttctagatgatggagtgaagatgaggttctttattgttctagatgatggagtgaagatgaggaggttctttagtgttctagatgatggagagaagatgaggaggttctttattgttctagatgatggagtgaagatgaggaggttctttattgttctcgatgatggagtgaagatgaggaggttctttattgttctcgatgatggagtgaagatgaggaggttctttagtgttctagatgatggagtgaagatgaggaggttctttattgttctagatgatggagtgaagatgaggaggttctttattgttctagatgatggagtgaagatgaggaggttctttattgttctcgatgatggagtgaagatgaggaggttctttattgttctagatgatggagtgaagatgaggaggttctttattgttctagatgatggagtgaagatgaggaggttctttattgttctagatgatggagtgaagatgaggaggttctttattgttctagatgatggagtgaagatgaggaggttctttattgttctagatgatggagagaagatgaggaggttctttattgttctagatgatggagtgaagatgaggaggttctttattgttctagatgatggagtgaagatgaggaggttctttattgttctagatgatggagtgaagatgaggaggttctttattgttctagatgatggagtgaagatgaggaggttcttttgtgttctagatgatggagtgaagatgaggaggttctttattgttctagatgatggagtgaagatgaggaggttctttattgttctagatgatggagagaagatgaggaggttctttattgttctcgatgatggagtgaagatgaggaggttctttattgttctagatgatggagtgaagatgaggaggttctttattgttctttattgttctcgatga